The following are from one region of the Salicibibacter kimchii genome:
- a CDS encoding NADH:flavin oxidoreductase — protein MNVRYEGTLFDQEHISNHIFKNRYIVGPMTRVSSEADGTPNERVHRYYERFARGGFAAVMTEGTYPDMMYSQGYENQAGLATEKHAEAWAPIVRDVQAHGAKMIVQLMHAGGQSQGNYYKDTSVAPSPFQPPKPMVEVYGGQGDFPVAKELTRDDIEDVKDGFVQSARYAVSAGFDGIELHGANGYLLDQFLSENINKREDEYGGSIENRLRLLVELIDDVRDAVGEQMMLGIRISQLKATNGTYKWPGGEKDAEVIFSTLGKTSVDFIHLSDDDATTPGFGEGTMTMSEAAKKYSGKPIIACGNLSDPEVAAQLISDGQSDFVAIARQALANPDTPNRVLENQPLDAFDAGSIMKPKAYVKDHELDQTLTEND, from the coding sequence ATGAATGTGCGGTATGAAGGTACATTGTTCGATCAAGAACATATCAGCAATCACATATTTAAAAACCGCTATATCGTCGGCCCGATGACGAGGGTAAGTTCCGAAGCTGATGGCACACCGAATGAACGGGTCCATCGTTATTATGAGCGCTTCGCAAGAGGCGGCTTTGCCGCGGTAATGACAGAGGGGACGTATCCGGATATGATGTATAGTCAAGGATATGAAAATCAGGCGGGACTGGCGACAGAGAAACATGCCGAAGCATGGGCGCCGATCGTGCGTGATGTACAAGCGCACGGAGCAAAAATGATCGTGCAATTGATGCACGCCGGCGGGCAATCACAGGGGAATTATTATAAGGATACGAGTGTTGCACCTTCTCCCTTTCAGCCACCGAAACCAATGGTGGAAGTCTACGGCGGGCAAGGGGATTTCCCGGTCGCGAAAGAATTGACAAGAGATGACATCGAAGATGTCAAAGACGGCTTTGTCCAGTCGGCCCGCTATGCTGTAAGTGCCGGGTTTGATGGGATTGAACTCCACGGCGCCAATGGCTATTTGCTCGACCAGTTTTTGTCGGAGAACATTAATAAAAGGGAAGATGAATACGGAGGTTCCATCGAAAATCGCCTACGTTTGCTCGTTGAATTAATCGATGATGTACGTGATGCAGTCGGGGAACAAATGATGCTCGGGATTCGCATTTCTCAATTGAAAGCGACGAACGGAACGTATAAATGGCCGGGTGGGGAGAAGGACGCGGAAGTCATTTTCTCAACATTGGGGAAAACGTCCGTGGATTTTATCCATCTTTCCGATGATGATGCGACCACCCCCGGTTTCGGAGAGGGAACGATGACGATGTCGGAAGCGGCGAAAAAATATTCCGGGAAACCGATTATTGCTTGCGGAAACCTTAGTGACCCAGAGGTTGCGGCCCAGCTCATTTCCGATGGGCAAAGCGATTTCGTCGCGATCGCTCGTCAGGCATTGGCCAATCCGGATACACCCAATCGTGTCCTGGAAAATCAGCCGTTGGATGCCTTTGATGCCGGCAGCATTATGAAACCGAAAGCTTATGTGAAAGATCACGAGCTTGATCAAACGTTAACGGAGAATGACTAA
- a CDS encoding dicarboxylate/amino acid:cation symporter, with product MRLSLVTQILIAFILAILFGAIFGEAIFIVEPLGDLFLRLIQFVIVPLVLASLIVGVTSLGSGKQMLRLGGKTVGYFLVTSFLAVSIGLSMGFLFNPGEVADIDEPTEEEVEEETEDAQEADEDVIDVILNIVPENPIQGMAEAEILQVIFFALAIGIGILLVGERADPVKNFFDAFAEIMFKITGGIMKIAPLGVFGILAPVVGEHGLAVLMPLLVVIVALAVGCLIHILLVYGSAVRYLGKISPLKFFKGMSPAFLFAFSSASSAATIPLSMKNVQENVGVSNKTSSFVIPLGATINMDGTALYNGVAVLFIAQFYGVQLSFLEIGTVMIVATLAAIGTAGVPGAGLIMLTITLTAVGLPLEGIALVAAIDRILDMIRTGTNILGDSAASVYVDRSEHKHKAFQTNSDTTA from the coding sequence ATGCGATTATCGTTGGTCACCCAAATTTTGATCGCATTCATCCTTGCCATCCTATTTGGTGCAATATTCGGCGAAGCTATTTTCATCGTAGAGCCACTGGGCGATCTGTTTTTACGGCTGATTCAATTCGTCATCGTTCCGCTTGTGCTGGCCTCTCTTATCGTTGGGGTTACAAGTTTGGGGTCGGGAAAACAAATGCTCCGTCTTGGCGGGAAAACGGTTGGATACTTTCTTGTTACCTCTTTCCTGGCGGTAAGCATCGGCCTGTCTATGGGTTTTTTGTTCAACCCCGGCGAAGTCGCTGATATAGATGAACCGACCGAAGAGGAAGTGGAAGAGGAAACGGAAGATGCCCAAGAAGCTGACGAGGATGTCATTGACGTAATTTTAAACATTGTTCCTGAAAATCCTATCCAGGGAATGGCTGAGGCGGAAATATTGCAAGTCATCTTTTTCGCATTGGCTATAGGGATTGGTATTCTTCTCGTGGGTGAACGCGCGGACCCTGTGAAAAACTTTTTTGACGCCTTTGCCGAGATCATGTTTAAAATCACCGGAGGCATCATGAAAATCGCTCCACTTGGTGTTTTCGGCATTTTAGCCCCGGTGGTCGGTGAACATGGCTTAGCAGTTTTAATGCCACTGTTGGTCGTCATTGTTGCCCTTGCCGTTGGCTGTCTGATTCACATCCTGCTTGTTTACGGAAGTGCTGTCCGATATCTTGGTAAAATTTCTCCCTTGAAGTTTTTCAAGGGGATGTCTCCCGCGTTCCTATTTGCTTTCTCAAGCGCGAGTAGCGCGGCCACCATCCCACTGTCAATGAAAAACGTACAAGAGAACGTCGGAGTGTCCAACAAAACAAGCAGTTTTGTGATCCCTCTCGGCGCGACCATTAATATGGATGGAACCGCTCTTTATAACGGCGTCGCGGTTCTGTTTATCGCCCAGTTTTACGGGGTTCAACTCTCCTTTTTGGAGATCGGAACCGTAATGATCGTAGCCACGCTTGCAGCTATCGGTACTGCCGGCGTCCCCGGAGCGGGGCTGATAATGCTGACCATCACGCTTACGGCTGTCGGTTTACCGCTCGAGGGCATTGCTCTGGTTGCAGCGATTGATCGTATCCTAGATATGATCCGCACCGGCACCAATATTCTTGGTGACAGCGCAGCTTCGGTTTATGTCGATCGTTCCGAACACAAGCATAAGGCCTTCCAAACGAACAGCGATACAACTGCCTAA
- a CDS encoding rhodanese-like domain-containing protein, protein MIDNRGGRKIIDSFHKSQGTGSSAVSVSFLDENYTEWQPKSTRPVRKFLFDIDDVKELKVKENVVILDARAPERYRGEREPIDKKAGHIPGAENWF, encoded by the coding sequence GTGATCGATAACAGGGGCGGGAGAAAGATCATTGATTCGTTTCATAAATCCCAAGGGACGGGAAGCTCAGCTGTTTCGGTTTCGTTTCTCGATGAAAACTATACCGAATGGCAGCCCAAGAGTACCCGACCAGTAAGGAAGTTCCTGTTTGATATAGACGATGTTAAAGAATTAAAAGTAAAAGAAAACGTTGTCATTCTTGATGCACGGGCACCGGAACGTTACCGAGGGGAACGAGAGCCGATAGACAAAAAAGCCGGGCACATTCCGGGAGCAGAAAATTGGTTTTAG
- a CDS encoding universal stress protein, with protein sequence MDQNQTQIDECILTCVYYGPNGEKLIKRGAKIAKKLNCPFYILTINEEDVDDLDHDKNQYLEHWRSLAEEYNATEFIIKTSNKRPISKVIAQMAKEKQATQVILGQTARNRWQELTKGSLINALLKELPFVDLHIIAVTRGLKKYNEEHFETGVRAYLVRTDDDKYRLSFNYTHSCSYSGVFYKEIGTDFNNGVFTFINENKMCDVHVTDDYVQEDMPPPQKSGASKS encoded by the coding sequence ATGGATCAAAACCAAACGCAAATAGACGAATGCATTCTAACCTGCGTTTATTACGGTCCAAATGGTGAAAAATTGATCAAAAGAGGCGCCAAAATCGCCAAAAAACTCAACTGCCCTTTCTATATATTAACGATTAATGAAGAGGACGTAGATGACCTTGACCACGATAAAAACCAATATCTGGAACATTGGAGGTCATTGGCCGAGGAATATAACGCGACGGAATTCATCATAAAAACAAGTAACAAACGCCCGATCTCCAAAGTGATCGCGCAAATGGCCAAGGAAAAACAAGCGACACAAGTCATTCTCGGGCAAACCGCCAGAAACCGTTGGCAGGAGCTAACGAAAGGGTCCCTTATAAATGCGTTGTTGAAAGAACTCCCCTTTGTTGACTTGCATATCATTGCCGTGACCCGGGGATTGAAAAAATATAATGAGGAGCATTTCGAAACAGGGGTGCGCGCCTATCTTGTCAGAACCGATGACGACAAGTACCGTCTGTCCTTTAATTACACCCATTCCTGTTCATACTCGGGTGTTTTTTATAAAGAAATCGGCACGGATTTTAACAATGGTGTCTTTACATTTATCAACGAAAATAAAATGTGCGATGTTCACGTGACAGATGATTATGTGCAAGAAGATATGCCACCGCCACAGAAATCCGGGGCATCAAAATCTTAA
- a CDS encoding futalosine hydrolase, giving the protein MAKILIMTAVEAEKEAVKRGVGDEANINVANAGVGPAQAAARTAFALTSDDYDMVMSAGIAGGFKNRAAIGDLVISERIVAADLGAESSESFLPVDELGFGSSVIVADASSAQQMSARLSENGQVVQTGGILTLATVTGTEETARVLEQRYTDAQAEAMEGFGVASAASEKNLPVLEIRAISNLIGPRDKENWNIKEALATLEKAGVAIKEIFT; this is encoded by the coding sequence ATGGCGAAAATACTTATTATGACCGCGGTAGAAGCAGAGAAAGAGGCAGTGAAACGCGGGGTCGGCGATGAGGCAAACATCAACGTCGCGAACGCCGGCGTCGGCCCGGCTCAGGCAGCGGCTCGAACTGCTTTTGCTTTAACGAGCGACGATTACGATATGGTCATGAGCGCGGGAATCGCAGGCGGTTTTAAAAATAGAGCAGCGATTGGTGACTTGGTTATTAGCGAGCGGATTGTTGCTGCTGACTTAGGGGCAGAATCATCGGAAAGCTTTCTCCCCGTCGATGAGCTCGGATTTGGATCGAGTGTGATTGTCGCCGATGCTTCTTCTGCTCAACAAATGTCGGCCAGATTAAGCGAAAATGGCCAGGTGGTACAAACAGGTGGTATTTTGACGCTCGCGACCGTGACAGGGACAGAGGAAACCGCGAGGGTGCTGGAACAAAGATATACCGATGCCCAAGCAGAGGCAATGGAAGGGTTTGGCGTCGCGTCAGCAGCGTCAGAAAAGAATCTTCCCGTCCTGGAAATCCGCGCGATTTCCAACCTCATAGGACCGAGAGACAAAGAAAACTGGAACATCAAAGAAGCGCTTGCCACCCTTGAAAAGGCAGGCGTGGCAATAAAGGAGATATTCACATGA
- a CDS encoding 1,4-dihydroxy-6-naphthoate synthase has translation MRIAYSPCPNDTFAFHALTHGLIEGAPSFDVTYADIDVTNHLAINGDPDNHDVMKISFAALPWVLEDYALLSCGGALGRGCGPLVLTPNGDNKPNDLQGKRVAVPSERSTAYLLFRLWTAQQVEGDIGEIVVMPFHEIMPAVQNGDIDAGLVIHEARFTYQNYGLHKLVDLGDWWEKDTGYAIPLGAIIARRSMDREALTGWIKQSVDYAWEYPDASRDYVRTHAQEMDEDVANSHIDLYVNTFTKELGEEGYGAVEAFLGRAAKEGLVPGEQLQRLRDR, from the coding sequence ATGAGAATTGCTTATTCCCCGTGCCCGAACGATACATTTGCTTTTCACGCGCTTACCCACGGGTTAATTGAAGGGGCGCCGTCTTTTGATGTTACCTATGCGGATATTGATGTTACGAACCATTTGGCGATTAACGGGGACCCCGACAATCACGACGTAATGAAAATCTCGTTCGCGGCTCTTCCGTGGGTGTTGGAAGATTACGCGCTCCTCTCTTGCGGTGGTGCACTTGGACGCGGCTGTGGCCCACTTGTTTTAACCCCAAACGGCGATAATAAACCGAACGATTTACAAGGCAAACGGGTGGCGGTTCCGAGCGAACGATCTACCGCTTACCTGTTGTTTCGGTTATGGACGGCCCAGCAAGTGGAGGGTGATATTGGAGAGATCGTCGTGATGCCATTCCATGAGATTATGCCGGCTGTACAAAACGGGGACATAGACGCAGGTCTTGTCATCCACGAAGCGCGTTTTACGTACCAAAACTATGGGTTGCATAAACTTGTCGACCTCGGCGATTGGTGGGAAAAAGATACAGGTTACGCGATTCCGTTAGGCGCCATCATTGCTCGGCGTTCGATGGATCGGGAAGCGCTCACCGGATGGATCAAGCAATCCGTAGACTATGCTTGGGAATACCCCGATGCATCACGGGATTATGTGCGAACACATGCACAGGAAATGGATGAAGACGTCGCCAATAGCCATATTGATCTATACGTCAATACATTTACGAAAGAACTTGGCGAAGAAGGCTACGGAGCCGTAGAAGCATTTTTGGGGCGAGCAGCCAAAGAAGGGCTCGTACCCGGAGAACAATTGCAACGGTTGCGTGATCGATAA
- a CDS encoding SCP2 sterol-binding domain-containing protein yields MNIKEKLNEFAAKINANPEHIEDFTRCYHVQLKPEGHYELMFSDGQVNVHHEPQSEGADCTLKLSEKNFIKLIEGDWDPTKAFMMGQLKVEGKLGNALKLHQIVKTYNQ; encoded by the coding sequence ATGAATATAAAGGAAAAACTCAATGAATTTGCCGCTAAAATAAATGCAAACCCTGAGCACATTGAAGATTTCACAAGATGTTATCATGTCCAATTAAAACCGGAAGGTCATTATGAATTGATGTTTTCCGACGGACAAGTAAACGTCCATCATGAACCTCAATCGGAGGGAGCCGATTGTACGTTGAAATTGAGCGAAAAAAATTTTATCAAGCTGATCGAAGGAGACTGGGATCCCACGAAGGCATTTATGATGGGGCAGCTAAAAGTAGAGGGGAAACTGGGGAACGCGCTGAAGCTCCATCAAATCGTAAAGACCTATAACCAATAA
- a CDS encoding NAD(P)/FAD-dependent oxidoreductase: protein MKVIVVGGGIVGMSAAYHLAREEGVEVTLIDQKHKGQATVAGAGIVCPWISEQKDNQAWYELACGGARYYETLVKRLEEDGEDEWGFKRVGALAVSEDETELDNLEKSTRDAKRTSPEVGDITRLTNEAAKGFFPPLSDRLGAVHLSGAARIDGGRLKDALERAAIKHQADIRQGEARLASEGGQVNGVYIEGAFHPADHVIVAAGAWAPELLAPIGVTLPIEPQRGQIVHLQMPKTDTSDWPMILPRTSYYMLAFDDSRVVAGASRENGTGFDYRQTAGGIQEVLESALSVAPGLAQSTLHETRVGFRPVGPDNLPFIGRIEAPGGLSVVNGLGPSGLTMGPYTGKLISDLTLGKDMGIDLSPYDPHRFDK from the coding sequence ATGAAAGTCATCGTTGTTGGCGGGGGAATTGTAGGCATGAGCGCGGCCTATCATTTGGCCCGTGAAGAGGGGGTAGAAGTAACCCTGATCGACCAAAAACACAAAGGACAAGCCACCGTGGCTGGCGCGGGCATCGTTTGCCCGTGGATTTCCGAACAAAAAGATAATCAAGCTTGGTACGAATTGGCATGTGGCGGTGCTCGCTATTATGAGACGCTCGTAAAGCGGTTGGAAGAGGACGGGGAAGATGAATGGGGCTTTAAGCGCGTTGGTGCGCTTGCTGTCAGCGAGGATGAAACGGAGCTGGATAATCTTGAGAAAAGTACGCGTGACGCGAAAAGAACTTCACCGGAAGTGGGGGATATCACGCGCTTGACAAACGAAGCAGCCAAGGGTTTTTTTCCGCCGTTAAGTGATCGTCTTGGTGCCGTTCATCTCTCGGGCGCGGCACGAATCGATGGCGGGCGGCTAAAAGATGCCCTGGAGCGTGCGGCGATCAAACATCAGGCAGACATACGCCAAGGAGAAGCACGTCTGGCAAGTGAAGGCGGTCAAGTAAATGGTGTCTATATTGAAGGAGCGTTCCACCCGGCCGATCACGTCATCGTGGCCGCGGGTGCCTGGGCTCCGGAATTGCTTGCCCCCATCGGTGTCACGCTTCCGATTGAACCCCAACGCGGACAGATTGTGCATTTACAAATGCCGAAAACGGATACGTCCGATTGGCCGATGATTCTCCCGAGAACGAGTTATTACATGCTCGCATTTGACGATTCCCGCGTTGTTGCCGGCGCTTCCAGGGAGAATGGGACAGGTTTCGATTATCGACAAACCGCCGGAGGCATCCAAGAAGTATTGGAAAGCGCCCTTTCTGTTGCTCCGGGACTGGCCCAAAGCACATTGCATGAAACGCGCGTCGGTTTTCGACCTGTCGGACCGGATAACCTCCCCTTCATTGGCCGTATAGAAGCCCCGGGAGGGTTGAGCGTTGTCAACGGCCTTGGTCCTTCGGGATTAACGATGGGGCCATATACGGGAAAACTGATCAGCGATCTGACTCTTGGAAAAGATATGGGCATTGATTTATCGCCCTATGATCCGCACCGGTTTGACAAGTGA
- a CDS encoding Na+/H+ antiporter NhaC family protein — MEFGILTLLPPLLAIVLAIITRNVIPSLFAGVWIGATMLADWNPLMGFYVMFQDFIIPVIGDEWNATVLVYVALFGVLIAFFQRTGGAEALASFISEKVKSRRGAQGSTGGVGILLFIDDYFNALTAGSVMRSVTDRMKVPREKLAYIVDSTSAPTALLVPVSTWVVFVMGLIGAQFAELGISQSEYMAYLATIPFNFYSIFAVLFVFVIIYLKLDYGPMAKAEYRTMTTGKVQRDGAQPPSADEITQAEPMTSKPKLMNLLIPLIVLIAMIPPLFLWTGGYPENDFVTAIGEADGAISILLAAFTAGILGLIMGLSQKLFSFKEAISIYMSGIKGMVLVFIILILAWSIGEIATEVGTAEYVSNLAERLFTPAIIPALIFIISGIVAFTTGTAYGTFAIMIPIAMPIAASLDISMPLAIAAVLSGGIFGDHCSPISDTTVLSSAGASCDLVDHVNTQLPYALTAGASGIIAFVIAGFTESILLSLGVGLIALILLAFVLNRMFGQKIPEEPKTNA, encoded by the coding sequence ATGGAATTCGGAATCTTAACATTGCTTCCTCCACTGCTCGCGATCGTTCTCGCGATTATCACGCGTAATGTGATTCCTTCGTTATTTGCCGGTGTTTGGATCGGAGCAACGATGCTGGCAGACTGGAATCCTTTGATGGGCTTCTATGTGATGTTTCAGGACTTTATTATTCCGGTGATCGGGGATGAATGGAATGCTACTGTTTTAGTCTATGTGGCGTTATTTGGGGTATTAATCGCATTTTTCCAACGAACCGGGGGTGCGGAGGCACTGGCTTCTTTTATTTCCGAAAAAGTGAAAAGCCGCCGGGGAGCGCAAGGATCGACCGGTGGCGTAGGTATCCTTTTATTTATTGATGATTATTTTAACGCATTAACAGCGGGAAGTGTTATGCGGTCTGTAACGGATCGAATGAAGGTGCCCCGTGAAAAACTTGCCTATATCGTAGATTCTACTTCCGCGCCCACTGCTCTGCTCGTCCCCGTTTCCACCTGGGTCGTGTTTGTGATGGGACTTATCGGTGCTCAATTTGCAGAACTGGGCATTTCCCAATCGGAATATATGGCATACCTGGCCACGATCCCGTTTAACTTTTACTCTATTTTTGCTGTTCTTTTTGTCTTCGTTATCATTTATTTAAAGCTCGATTATGGCCCGATGGCAAAAGCGGAATATCGTACAATGACCACGGGAAAAGTACAGCGTGATGGTGCCCAACCGCCGTCCGCCGACGAAATCACCCAAGCGGAACCAATGACTTCCAAGCCAAAATTAATGAATTTACTCATTCCTTTAATTGTTCTGATCGCCATGATTCCGCCTCTGTTTTTATGGACAGGGGGTTATCCGGAAAATGACTTTGTGACCGCCATCGGTGAAGCCGACGGTGCAATTTCCATTCTTCTCGCCGCTTTTACGGCAGGGATTCTTGGATTGATCATGGGCTTGTCGCAAAAACTATTCTCGTTTAAAGAAGCGATTTCGATTTACATGAGCGGCATTAAAGGGATGGTCCTCGTGTTTATCATCCTCATTCTCGCCTGGTCGATCGGAGAAATCGCTACAGAAGTCGGAACTGCGGAATACGTGAGCAATCTTGCTGAGCGGTTGTTTACGCCCGCGATTATACCAGCGCTGATTTTTATCATCTCCGGGATTGTTGCCTTTACGACCGGTACGGCGTATGGCACCTTCGCCATCATGATTCCAATCGCGATGCCGATTGCTGCTTCTCTGGACATCTCAATGCCGTTGGCCATTGCTGCCGTGCTGAGCGGCGGGATCTTCGGTGATCATTGTTCTCCGATTTCCGATACCACCGTGCTATCCTCGGCAGGGGCTTCCTGTGACCTGGTCGATCACGTCAATACCCAGCTTCCTTATGCGCTCACTGCGGGGGCAAGCGGCATCATTGCCTTTGTCATTGCCGGGTTTACAGAGTCCATCCTGCTATCCCTCGGCGTGGGGCTGATCGCCCTGATTCTATTAGCATTTGTGCTGAACCGCATGTTCGGACAAAAAATCCCGGAAGAACCTAAAACAAATGCCTAG
- a CDS encoding rhodanese-like domain-containing protein, producing MLVEHFRSVQQKDAFIVYCGPGVSANAHIIALKQAGIENVKLYPGSWSDWASYDHNAISKGETS from the coding sequence ATTCTCGTCGAACACTTTCGTTCTGTGCAGCAGAAAGATGCCTTCATCGTTTATTGCGGCCCTGGTGTGTCCGCAAATGCGCACATTATCGCTTTAAAACAGGCGGGCATTGAAAATGTGAAATTGTACCCCGGAAGTTGGAGTGATTGGGCTTCGTACGATCATAATGCTATTTCAAAAGGGGAAACGTCATGA
- a CDS encoding CBS domain-containing protein, protein MNIGFFLLPKQEVKYLSPEATVRQALEKMRHHSYTAAPLVNEEGRFAGTVTEGDLLWQLVDHKEEGFDKAMNLRLKDITLRVQNLPIFIHAQMEDLIALSADQNFIPVTDDAEYFIGIVRRRDIIKHCSSLIFGHK, encoded by the coding sequence TTGAACATCGGATTTTTTCTGTTGCCAAAACAAGAAGTGAAATATTTAAGCCCGGAAGCAACGGTGCGACAAGCACTTGAAAAAATGCGGCATCATAGTTACACGGCCGCCCCGCTCGTTAATGAAGAAGGGAGATTTGCCGGCACGGTCACTGAAGGAGACCTCCTCTGGCAGCTCGTCGATCATAAAGAAGAGGGATTCGACAAGGCGATGAACCTCAGGCTTAAAGACATTACGTTACGCGTGCAAAACCTCCCTATTTTCATTCACGCCCAGATGGAAGATCTCATCGCGCTTTCAGCGGATCAAAACTTCATTCCAGTCACGGATGACGCGGAATATTTCATCGGAATTGTAAGGCGTCGCGACATTATTAAACATTGCTCCTCGTTAATATTTGGACATAAATAA
- the murB gene encoding UDP-N-acetylmuramate dehydrogenase produces the protein MSDDKLYEALKLSLPSDKIRRNESLDKYTHTKTGGKADYLVLPNTYEEASAVTALAYETGVPLTMLGNGSNLIIRDGGIRGIVLHFNRLSNITVQGNTITAQSGAPIIDVSRTALNRTLTGMEFACGIPGSVGGALVMNAGAYGGEVAHVLVNATLLTKDGEIITLDNNELELSYRSSIISKKDYIVLEAVFGLEPGQYYAIKAKMDELTYLRESKQPLEFPSCGSVFKRPPNHFAGKLIQDSGLQKARIGGAEVSGKHAGFIVNVDRATATDYLSLINHIQLTVKEKFDVDLHTEVKIIGED, from the coding sequence ATGAGTGATGATAAATTATATGAAGCGTTAAAGCTGTCGTTGCCGAGTGACAAAATTCGCCGGAATGAGTCGCTCGACAAGTATACACACACGAAAACGGGGGGAAAGGCAGATTATCTCGTATTGCCGAATACGTACGAAGAAGCAAGCGCGGTGACTGCTCTTGCTTATGAAACAGGCGTCCCACTGACGATGCTCGGGAACGGCTCCAACTTGATTATACGAGACGGCGGGATCAGAGGGATTGTCCTTCACTTTAACCGCTTAAGCAACATCACCGTACAGGGGAACACCATTACTGCACAAAGCGGCGCTCCCATCATTGATGTTTCCAGAACAGCCCTTAACCGGACACTGACAGGGATGGAATTTGCTTGTGGCATTCCCGGTTCCGTAGGCGGTGCGCTCGTGATGAACGCGGGGGCGTATGGCGGCGAGGTCGCGCATGTGTTAGTAAATGCAACACTGCTAACAAAAGACGGAGAGATCATTACCCTTGATAATAATGAATTGGAACTTTCTTACCGCAGCAGCATCATTTCAAAAAAAGATTACATCGTTTTGGAAGCTGTCTTCGGGTTGGAGCCAGGACAATATTACGCCATTAAAGCAAAGATGGATGAATTAACCTATCTACGGGAATCCAAGCAGCCATTGGAGTTTCCCTCGTGCGGAAGCGTGTTCAAACGCCCGCCCAACCACTTCGCCGGGAAATTGATTCAAGATAGCGGTCTGCAAAAAGCGCGTATCGGTGGCGCTGAAGTTTCCGGCAAACACGCAGGTTTTATCGTTAACGTCGACAGAGCAACAGCCACAGATTATTTATCATTGATTAACCATATCCAACTTACCGTGAAGGAAAAATTCGACGTAGACTTGCACACGGAAGTCAAGATTATCGGAGAAGATTAA